The proteins below come from a single Clupea harengus chromosome 21, Ch_v2.0.2, whole genome shotgun sequence genomic window:
- the zgc:113276 gene encoding uncharacterized protein zgc:113276: MLDVLIIGGGPHALTLATLLTHPNHPVPPPGTDILDGVQLSTTKSRPGRTRSKRRLPAKPGVDELAGVERVSCPPLQLCAVDAYGQWTSLWESQFKALNIPHLRSHTLVHTDPLNKRALQEFVVGNARENELHGLPERVYIQDENAFFNDNRLGKRDKKLLNSSGVGHQKSLCFSLPGTQLSVDFFREQVHKYNLDSVLVKGTVDRIIPVLSGKEVLYFRILMQNGDTLEAERVVMATGPTRAQMANIPAWVLAIGESYPEESLQHTVQLMHHLALLRQPQTEGPTQEGTCPSTTGPPCVCQPGQRLLVIGGGLSSAHIISMALHQGASHITWVMRKHLQLKQFDVGDVESLIGRYSHVEHGIKMDGLAYLRQFYNERSLHKRLAMIQRARKGGAVTPEAYAQLQPFIQSGRLSIKAYCQVSQAKWCYQSQMWKLALSCGDHWTGDKIWLSTGCKLDVKQDPMLSDIMKEFPIQVIDGWPCILENLQWDAGCPLYVMGQYAALQIGPHAVNLAGGQAASFRIARDILSHHSGKGQTKTTPLKKEKALTDDYIMNMHGLMWL; encoded by the exons ATGTTGGATGTGCTGATCATCGGTGGGGGTCCTCACGCCCTGACACTCGCCACTCTCCTCACCCACCCCAACCACCCCGTCCCACCACCTGGCACTGACATCCTGGATGGGGTCCAGTTGAGCACAACCAAGTCCAGGCCTGGTCGCACCAGGAGCAAGAGGAGATTACCTGCAA AGCCAGGGGTGGATGAGCTGGCCGGTGTGGAGCGAGTGTCCTGCCCGCCCCTGCAGCTCTGTGCGGTGGACGCCTACGGCCAGTGGACTAGCCTCTGGGAGAGCCAGTTCAAAGCTCTGAACATTCCTCAcctgcgctcacacacactggtgcacacTGATCCGCTCAACAAG AGGGCTTTGCAGGAGTTTGTGGTGGGGAATGCCCGTGAGAATGAGCTGCATGGCCTCCCTGAGCGTGTCTACATACAGGACGAGAACGCCTTTTTCAATGACAACCGCCTGGGCAAGAGGGACAAGAAGCTCCTCAACAGCAGTGGTGTGGGCCACCAGAAGAGCCTGTGCTTCAGCCTGCCCGGCACCCAGCTCAGTGTGGACTTCTTCAGGGAGCAG GTTCATAAATACAATTTGGACAGTGTTCTTGTCAAAGGGACAGTGGACAGAATCATCCCTGTGCTCTCCGGAAAGGAAGTGCTCTACTTCCGCATTCTGATGCAAAACGGTGACACCCTAGAAGCAGAGAGGGTGGTCATGGCAACGGGGCCCACCCGAGCCCAGATGGCCAACATTCCAGCCTGGGTGCTGGCCATCGGCGAGAGCTACCCCGAGGAGAGCCTTCAGCACACAGTGCAACTCATGCACCATCTAGCCCTGCTCCGCCAGCCGCAGACAGAGGGCCCGACTCAGGAAGGCACCTGTCCATCAACTACAG GCCcgccatgtgtgtgtcagccaggcCAGAGGTTACTGGTGATTGGTGGAGGCCTCTCCAGTGCTCACATTATCTCAATGGCACTACACCAAGGGGCAAGTCACATCACCTGGGTGATGCGCAAACACTTACAG CTGAAACAGTTTGATGTGGGTGATGTGGAGAGCCTCATTGGCCGCTACTCCCACGTTGAGCACGGCATCAAGATGGACGGCCTGGCCTACCTGCGACAGTTTTATAATGAGCGGAGCCTTCACAAGCGGCTCGCCATGATCCAGCGGGCCAGGAAGGGAGGAGCCGTCACCCCTGAAGCCTACGCTCAGCTGCAGCCCTTCATCCAGTCAGGACGACTGAGCATCAAAGCCTACTGTCAG GTCTCTCAGGCCAAATGGTGCTACCAGAGTCAGATGTGGAAACTGGCCCTCAGCTGTGGAGACCACTGGACAGGGGACAAAATCTGGCTGTCCACAGGCTGCAAACTAGATGTGAAGCAAGACCCAATGCTCTCTGATATAATGAAGGAGTTTCCCATACAG GTCATTGATGGCTGGCCGTGTATTTTGGAAAATCTGCAGTGGGATGCAGGATGTCCACTCTACGTCATGGGACAATATGCTGCACTTCAG ATCGGACCTCATGCGGTGAATCTTGCAGGCGGACAAGCAGCAAGTTTCCGGATAGCTAGGGACATCCTCAGTCACCACAGCGGAAAGGGGCAAACGAAAACAACACCtctaaaaaaagagaaagcactGACAGATGACTACATTATGAACATGCATGGCTTAATGTGGCTTTGA